The following coding sequences are from one Paenibacillus sp. JDR-2 window:
- the erpA gene encoding iron-sulfur cluster insertion protein ErpA yields MITISESASEKIKEMLEEEGTPGLFLRIGVKEGGCTGFSYGMGFDDEENENDKSLEVADLKVVVDDESLKYLFGLIIDWKESAMGGGFTIENPNATATCGCGSSFRTAAAAGKPDSDC; encoded by the coding sequence ATGATCACTATTAGTGAATCGGCGTCTGAGAAAATAAAAGAAATGCTCGAGGAGGAAGGAACTCCCGGGTTGTTCCTGCGCATTGGCGTTAAGGAAGGAGGCTGCACTGGCTTCTCCTATGGCATGGGCTTCGACGACGAAGAGAACGAGAACGACAAGTCGTTGGAAGTTGCCGACTTGAAAGTAGTCGTAGACGACGAGAGCTTGAAGTATTTATTTGGTCTTATCATCGATTGGAAAGAGTCGGCAATGGGCGGCGGCTTTACGATCGAAAATCCGAACGCAACCGCTACATGCGGCTGCGGCTCCAGCTTCCGTACCGCTGCGGCGGCTGGCAAGCCGGATAGCGACTGCTGA
- a CDS encoding UbiD family decarboxylase: protein MSFQNLREFVEVLKKENDLLVIDAQVDPYLELAEIHRRVIEEEGPALLFTNVKGSPFPVLTNMFGTSRRVDLAFGTRPEEIMKQIVGAADRIMPPTPKALWGEKKLIWDMMKVGMKEVPSGTAPILQVLKRQNPLAGLPRVTSWQEDGGPFITLPLVYTESLKSRKAHNLGMYRMQIFDDSTTGMHWQIHKGGGFHYHEAEQRNEALPVSVFLGGPPALIASAIAPLPEHLPELLMASLILGGKLPVVSDPHSKHRIPAEAEFVISGQVPAHLRRPEGPFGDHFGYYSLIHDFPVFNVNHVWHRKDAIYPATIVGKPRQEDYYLGEYLQRLLAPAFPMVMPGVHELWAYAEAGVHALAAAVVRESYSREALSTAFSILGQGQLTLTKFLMLTDQPIDLSRFDVLLETVLERFEPQTDLFVFDETSHDTLDYTSGKFNHGSKAVMLGVGKPVRELPSSYKEGVIEEITNAQVYCRGCLVVSGASYEAEPQLAERLLARLSERGTEWPLVILADDANVAHGQTSFLWTVFTRFNPADDIYANAEIRRHHFGYKLPIVIDARMKPGYPAELFAREDITKLVDSRWNEYFKS from the coding sequence TTGAGTTTTCAAAACCTGCGTGAATTTGTAGAGGTATTAAAAAAGGAGAACGATCTGCTCGTTATCGACGCGCAAGTAGATCCTTATCTGGAGCTGGCGGAAATTCACCGCCGCGTTATCGAAGAGGAAGGACCGGCACTGCTTTTCACCAACGTGAAGGGCAGTCCTTTTCCCGTTTTGACGAATATGTTCGGGACAAGCCGCCGGGTTGACCTTGCGTTTGGTACACGCCCGGAAGAAATCATGAAGCAAATCGTTGGTGCCGCAGACCGTATTATGCCGCCAACGCCAAAAGCTTTATGGGGCGAGAAAAAGCTGATCTGGGACATGATGAAGGTAGGCATGAAGGAAGTGCCAAGCGGCACGGCGCCTATTCTGCAAGTACTGAAGCGTCAGAATCCGCTGGCCGGTCTGCCGCGCGTAACAAGCTGGCAGGAGGATGGCGGTCCGTTTATTACGTTGCCTCTTGTCTATACGGAGAGCTTAAAATCCCGCAAAGCGCATAATCTAGGGATGTACCGCATGCAAATCTTTGACGATTCAACGACAGGCATGCACTGGCAAATACATAAAGGCGGCGGCTTCCATTATCATGAAGCGGAGCAGCGGAACGAAGCGCTGCCGGTATCCGTCTTCCTCGGCGGACCGCCGGCATTGATCGCTTCCGCGATTGCGCCGCTTCCGGAGCATTTGCCGGAGCTCTTAATGGCTTCGCTTATCCTAGGCGGCAAGCTGCCGGTTGTATCCGACCCGCACAGCAAGCACCGCATTCCGGCGGAAGCCGAGTTTGTCATCAGCGGACAAGTGCCGGCGCATCTCCGCCGTCCGGAAGGTCCGTTTGGCGATCATTTTGGTTATTACTCGCTTATCCATGATTTCCCGGTCTTTAACGTCAATCATGTCTGGCACCGCAAGGATGCGATCTATCCGGCGACGATTGTGGGCAAGCCTCGTCAGGAAGACTATTATCTGGGCGAATACTTGCAGCGCTTACTGGCACCGGCCTTCCCGATGGTTATGCCGGGCGTACATGAGCTATGGGCTTACGCGGAAGCTGGCGTACACGCGCTTGCCGCAGCCGTTGTCCGGGAATCCTATTCCCGTGAGGCATTGTCGACGGCCTTCAGTATTCTAGGCCAAGGCCAACTTACCTTGACCAAGTTCCTGATGCTCACGGATCAGCCGATTGACTTGTCGCGGTTTGACGTATTGCTTGAGACCGTGCTTGAGCGGTTCGAGCCGCAGACGGATCTGTTTGTATTTGACGAGACCTCCCATGATACGCTGGACTATACGAGCGGCAAATTTAATCACGGCAGCAAAGCGGTTATGCTTGGCGTCGGCAAACCTGTCAGAGAGCTGCCTTCAAGCTATAAAGAAGGCGTTATCGAGGAAATTACGAATGCTCAGGTGTATTGCCGCGGATGCCTGGTTGTATCGGGCGCATCCTATGAAGCAGAGCCGCAGCTTGCGGAGCGTCTGTTGGCTAGGCTGTCGGAGCGCGGTACGGAATGGCCGCTTGTTATTCTTGCGGATGACGCAAACGTTGCCCATGGACAAACGTCCTTCTTATGGACGGTGTTCACGCGGTTTAATCCGGCGGATGATATTTACGCGAATGCCGAAATTCGCCGCCATCATTTTGGATACAAGCTGCCAATCGTTATCGATGCGAGAATGAAGCCGGGTTATCCGGCAGAGCTGTTCGCGCGTGAGGATATTACCAAGCTGGTTGACAGCAGATGGAACGAGTACTTCAAATCCTAA
- a CDS encoding SDR family oxidoreductase has protein sequence MLVELMGRTALVTGSAKGLGKRTALQLASLGCSIVLNYLESRQEALELQREIEQLGVKAIAIQGDISVPAGVAQLAAEAEAWNGGIDILVNNAGPFIRERRLFADYNEDAIIQLLNGNLLGVMLLDHKLLPGMRKRGWGRIIHLGFGHADEARAWPHRAVYAAAKTGLVSFTKSLAVEEAPSGITVNMIAPGDIRGLNKERTIDEATCERDLESPVGRPGTGEDIARVIGFLCQSRSDYLTGSFINVTGGFDAIRSNIIGL, from the coding sequence ATGCTCGTGGAGCTGATGGGCAGAACGGCGCTTGTAACCGGAAGCGCCAAGGGGCTTGGTAAACGGACTGCATTGCAGCTCGCAAGTCTTGGCTGCAGCATCGTGTTAAACTATCTGGAGAGCAGGCAGGAGGCGCTGGAGCTTCAGCGCGAAATCGAGCAGCTGGGTGTTAAAGCAATTGCTATACAAGGCGATATTTCCGTTCCGGCAGGTGTAGCGCAGCTGGCAGCCGAAGCGGAAGCCTGGAATGGCGGTATTGATATCCTTGTGAACAACGCAGGCCCGTTTATACGCGAGCGGCGCTTGTTTGCGGATTATAATGAAGACGCTATCATTCAACTGTTAAACGGTAATTTGCTCGGCGTTATGCTGCTGGACCATAAGCTGCTCCCAGGCATGCGTAAGAGGGGCTGGGGACGGATTATCCATTTGGGCTTCGGACACGCGGACGAAGCCAGAGCATGGCCTCACAGGGCCGTATATGCGGCGGCGAAGACGGGTCTCGTCTCCTTCACCAAATCGCTTGCGGTCGAAGAGGCGCCCTCCGGCATTACCGTAAACATGATAGCGCCCGGTGATATCCGCGGCCTAAACAAGGAGCGGACGATTGACGAGGCAACTTGCGAGAGGGATCTCGAGTCGCCGGTTGGCAGGCCGGGAACCGGTGAAGATATCGCGAGAGTGATTGGCTTCCTTTGCCAGTCGAGATCGGATTATTTGACCGGCAGCTTTATAAACGTAACCGGCGGTTTTGATGCGATTCGTTCCAACATAATCGGATTATAA
- the pstA gene encoding phosphate ABC transporter permease PstA, with translation MSNVNTTVNTTNPFRGKRGINSFNNRLFTILVWTVGIAIVLFILGLLFLILKDGLPKLSWNFLFGLPSEIDEGGGIGPALLNSFYILFLSLAIAIPLGMAAGIYLAEFAPDNKLISFVRICVEGLASVPSIIFGLFGIALFVEMFQLGLTILGGAVSLAFLNLPVLTRVTEESIRAVPKELKNASFALGATHLQTIVRVLIPAAMNGIITGICLVAGRAFGESAVIILTAGVTTSGEMWDFSLFSPGETLAVHLWYVQSEAIVPDAQDIAQKSAAVLVFFVLLINLVFRIPLWLNSRKMQRS, from the coding sequence ATGAGCAATGTAAACACCACAGTAAATACAACCAATCCTTTCCGCGGCAAAAGAGGAATCAATAGCTTTAATAACCGTCTGTTTACGATTCTGGTCTGGACCGTTGGTATCGCTATCGTTCTCTTTATACTCGGGCTCCTGTTCCTCATTCTGAAGGACGGTCTGCCTAAGCTATCCTGGAACTTCCTGTTTGGCTTGCCAAGCGAAATCGATGAAGGCGGCGGTATTGGGCCAGCCCTGCTGAACTCCTTCTATATCCTGTTCCTGTCGCTTGCGATTGCTATTCCGCTCGGGATGGCTGCAGGCATCTATCTTGCCGAATTTGCGCCTGACAACAAGCTAATCTCGTTTGTACGGATATGCGTAGAGGGACTCGCTTCCGTACCTTCGATTATCTTTGGTTTGTTTGGTATCGCGCTGTTCGTTGAGATGTTCCAGCTTGGCCTTACGATTCTCGGCGGCGCTGTCAGCCTGGCATTCTTGAATCTGCCGGTACTGACCCGCGTAACGGAAGAATCGATCCGTGCCGTGCCGAAGGAATTGAAAAACGCTTCCTTCGCTTTGGGGGCTACACATTTACAGACGATCGTTCGCGTCTTGATCCCTGCAGCCATGAACGGAATTATTACGGGGATCTGTCTTGTCGCGGGTCGCGCCTTTGGCGAAAGCGCCGTTATTATTCTGACTGCCGGCGTTACGACCTCCGGCGAAATGTGGGATTTCAGCCTCTTCTCGCCGGGCGAGACGCTTGCCGTTCACCTGTGGTATGTACAGTCCGAGGCTATCGTTCCGGACGCCCAGGATATCGCCCAGAAGTCGGCGGCGGTACTCGTGTTCTTCGTTCTGCTTATCAACCTGGTGTTCCGTATTCCTCTTTGGCTGAACTCTCGTAAGATGCAGAGGTCATAG
- a CDS encoding NifU family protein — translation MSQAQDTMYDEVLDVLDKLRPFLQRDGGDVELVDVEDGIVKLRLMGACGSCPSSTITLKAGIERALLEEVEGVQEVVQVF, via the coding sequence ATGAGTCAAGCACAAGATACAATGTACGACGAAGTATTGGACGTACTGGATAAATTGCGTCCGTTCCTGCAACGCGACGGCGGTGACGTAGAACTGGTAGACGTAGAGGACGGTATCGTTAAACTTCGTCTGATGGGTGCATGCGGAAGCTGCCCAAGTTCGACAATTACACTGAAAGCCGGTATCGAGCGCGCGCTGCTCGAGGAAGTTGAAGGCGTACAGGAAGTTGTTCAGGTATTCTAA
- the pstC gene encoding phosphate ABC transporter permease subunit PstC, which yields MLDTSSTAGQIDLGGSLLTGSGKPFDRRKRLFVMNRLFRYVCIACAGFVCLILFLILALMFRTGVLTFGDVSFSEFFLSTEWSPETEQYGGLLFIFGTFALTLLTLIISVPLSLLIAVFLSTFVPAWLKNMLRPVMDLLVGIPSVVYGYLGLTVLIPLIRNVTGTGMGDGLLAASLVLTIMVLPTISRISDDSITAVPKKFSDASYALGATRFQTVVKVLIPSARSGIMYAVILGMARAIGETMAVVMVIGNTPQIADSLLKPTSVLTSNIVMQIANVPFDSTWNYALYLMGFLLLAISLLMIVGVRWLQRRGVQQ from the coding sequence ATGTTAGATACCTCATCCACTGCGGGCCAGATCGATCTGGGCGGCAGTCTTTTGACGGGAAGCGGAAAGCCGTTTGACCGCAGGAAGCGCCTGTTTGTGATGAACCGCCTGTTCCGTTACGTTTGCATTGCCTGCGCCGGTTTTGTGTGTCTGATTCTTTTCCTTATCCTTGCGCTTATGTTCCGCACCGGCGTTTTGACCTTTGGCGATGTGTCCTTCTCCGAATTTTTCCTGTCCACGGAATGGAGCCCGGAGACCGAGCAATACGGCGGACTGTTATTCATCTTCGGCACGTTTGCCCTTACTTTGCTAACTTTGATTATTTCAGTTCCGCTCTCGCTCCTGATCGCGGTCTTTCTGTCGACCTTTGTTCCGGCATGGCTGAAAAATATGCTTCGTCCGGTCATGGACCTGCTCGTCGGCATTCCGTCCGTTGTATACGGCTATCTGGGCCTCACGGTTCTTATCCCGCTGATACGGAACGTTACCGGAACGGGCATGGGTGACGGCCTGCTTGCAGCCTCTCTCGTATTGACCATCATGGTCCTGCCGACTATCAGCCGGATCAGCGATGACTCGATCACAGCCGTACCGAAGAAATTCAGCGATGCATCTTATGCCCTTGGCGCTACCCGTTTCCAAACCGTCGTAAAGGTGCTTATTCCTTCCGCGCGCAGCGGTATTATGTATGCCGTTATTCTCGGTATGGCCCGCGCGATCGGCGAAACCATGGCGGTTGTTATGGTTATCGGCAATACCCCGCAAATCGCGGACAGCCTGCTTAAGCCTACCTCGGTATTAACGAGTAACATCGTTATGCAGATTGCCAACGTTCCGTTCGATTCCACTTGGAACTATGCGCTGTATCTGATGGGCTTCCTGCTGCTTGCCATCTCGCTTCTGATGATCGTAGGCGTACGCTGGCTGCAACGGAGAGGAGTACAACAATAA
- a CDS encoding COX15/CtaA family protein: MVTGRFRALALASCIGMLFVLLAGALVTNTGSGRGCGDDWPLCNGKFIPAYTMETAIEFSHRLITGFEGLLVVAAFIAIYLLFRKNNADYKEPYIYASGALLFTIIQALMGAAAVKWYQSDAVMAIHFGISLIAFAFTLLLVVWSYRSKNGKPVEFTVPRAIYPRMLAVTIFCYIVVYLGAYIRHTESAGGCLGWPLCNGEVVPELQGATAAVFIHRLGALIFGLALIGLYIHVRKISGKGKGLTKSAGWALILVIAQILSGALLTETIGNDDWFLFTNLLHNLIITGLFGILCDMLIRSWRLREGRENA, encoded by the coding sequence ATGGTTACCGGCCGTTTTCGCGCGCTTGCTCTCGCATCGTGCATCGGAATGCTTTTTGTTCTTCTTGCCGGAGCATTGGTTACAAATACCGGATCCGGACGCGGATGCGGTGACGATTGGCCGCTTTGCAACGGTAAATTTATTCCTGCGTATACAATGGAAACCGCGATCGAATTTTCTCACCGTTTGATTACCGGATTTGAAGGTTTGCTCGTTGTGGCAGCCTTTATTGCCATATACCTGCTGTTCCGGAAAAACAATGCGGATTACAAAGAGCCGTATATCTATGCTAGCGGAGCCCTGCTTTTTACAATTATTCAGGCGCTAATGGGCGCGGCAGCTGTTAAATGGTATCAGTCTGACGCAGTAATGGCTATTCATTTCGGTATTTCCTTAATTGCTTTTGCGTTTACTTTGCTTCTTGTCGTGTGGTCTTACCGTTCGAAGAATGGCAAGCCGGTGGAATTTACAGTGCCACGCGCTATTTATCCCCGTATGCTGGCTGTGACGATTTTCTGTTATATCGTTGTTTATCTTGGCGCGTATATCCGACATACCGAGTCGGCAGGCGGCTGCCTCGGCTGGCCGTTATGTAACGGCGAGGTTGTACCTGAGCTTCAGGGAGCAACGGCAGCTGTTTTCATCCATCGTTTGGGAGCACTTATTTTTGGTCTTGCTTTGATTGGTCTATATATTCATGTCCGCAAAATCAGCGGCAAAGGTAAAGGTCTTACGAAATCAGCCGGCTGGGCTTTGATCCTGGTTATCGCTCAAATTCTGAGCGGTGCGCTTCTGACGGAGACAATCGGCAACGATGACTGGTTCCTGTTTACGAACCTGCTTCATAATTTAATTATAACGGGCTTGTTTGGGATATTGTGTGATATGTTGATACGTTCCTGGCGGCTGCGGGAAGGACGGGAGAACGCTTGA
- a CDS encoding YuzB family protein codes for MSKPLIEFCNGNMHHGTEQIMKQLEQDVRLKVIEYGCLGNCGECYLKPFALVAGRITAAESIEDLETRIREAISLKP; via the coding sequence TTGTCAAAACCGCTTATCGAGTTCTGCAACGGCAACATGCATCACGGAACCGAGCAAATCATGAAGCAGCTCGAACAAGATGTTCGGCTGAAGGTCATCGAATACGGCTGTCTCGGCAACTGCGGGGAATGTTATTTGAAGCCATTCGCGCTAGTTGCCGGCAGAATAACCGCTGCCGAATCCATAGAGGATCTAGAAACCCGTATTCGCGAAGCCATCAGCTTAAAGCCATAA
- a CDS encoding thioredoxin family protein: MKLSARARRITTMNKLTTDAAFREAVQGDGITVVVFKTTWCADCHYIDPFMPDVEQQYNGKFSFHEIDRDELPDLCSELNILGIPSFIAFRNGKELIRYVNKLRKTREEIEQFLDRAVQVADALPQG; this comes from the coding sequence ATTAAATTATCTGCAAGAGCAAGGAGGATAACAACGATGAACAAACTGACAACGGACGCAGCATTCCGGGAAGCGGTTCAAGGCGATGGCATTACGGTGGTCGTATTCAAAACGACATGGTGCGCGGACTGTCATTACATCGATCCGTTTATGCCGGATGTAGAGCAGCAATATAACGGCAAATTCTCATTCCATGAGATCGACCGGGATGAATTGCCGGATCTTTGCTCCGAGCTGAACATTCTTGGCATTCCGAGCTTTATTGCCTTCCGTAACGGCAAAGAGCTGATCCGGTACGTGAACAAGCTGCGCAAGACGCGGGAAGAAATCGAACAGTTTCTGGACCGCGCGGTGCAAGTGGCAGACGCTTTACCTCAAGGTTAA
- a CDS encoding NAD(P)/FAD-dependent oxidoreductase, with protein MRKFVILGGGYGGQAIAADVIEKQLPIDVEVILVDRMPYQGLKTEYYALAAGTVSDLEIRVKFPQDPRLTTRYGEVVDIDMDKKLVYLEGQDPIDYEWLVIGLGCTDNYHGIEGAEEFSNSIQTLSNARKTYQMLNDVKPYGQVSIIGGGLSGVEVAAELREARSDLNIRIIDRGPSVMSAFPGSLQKFVASWFKEHEVEMLSHISLCRLEQGALHDANANQTILTDVTVWTAGIQPIEIVQRMNLPKDKQGRLIINEYHQLPDYTDVFVCGDCASLPFSPSGQAAGAQGKQIAEAIHAIWNNKTPKLGKIKLKGVMGSLGKKSGFGLMGSTPMMGKIPRLIKSGILWKSKRHFG; from the coding sequence ATGAGAAAATTTGTTATATTAGGCGGCGGTTACGGCGGCCAGGCTATCGCAGCAGATGTGATCGAGAAACAGCTGCCAATCGACGTTGAAGTCATCCTCGTAGACCGTATGCCATATCAAGGCCTTAAAACAGAGTATTACGCACTTGCAGCCGGAACGGTTTCGGATTTGGAGATTCGCGTGAAATTCCCGCAGGATCCTCGTCTGACAACCCGGTATGGAGAAGTTGTAGATATCGACATGGACAAAAAACTTGTTTACCTGGAAGGTCAAGATCCAATCGATTACGAGTGGCTCGTAATTGGACTCGGCTGTACGGATAATTACCACGGCATTGAAGGGGCGGAAGAGTTCTCAAACAGTATTCAAACCCTTTCGAATGCACGCAAAACTTACCAGATGCTGAACGACGTGAAGCCTTACGGTCAAGTATCGATCATCGGCGGCGGTCTTAGCGGCGTAGAAGTGGCTGCAGAGCTGCGCGAAGCCCGTTCCGACCTGAACATACGCATTATTGACCGCGGACCAAGCGTAATGTCGGCCTTCCCTGGATCGCTGCAGAAGTTTGTGGCTTCCTGGTTCAAAGAGCATGAAGTTGAGATGCTCAGCCATATTTCGCTCTGCCGCCTTGAGCAAGGCGCTTTGCACGATGCGAATGCCAATCAAACGATCCTGACCGACGTAACGGTATGGACAGCCGGCATTCAGCCGATTGAGATTGTACAGCGCATGAATCTGCCGAAGGACAAACAAGGACGGCTTATCATTAATGAGTACCATCAGCTGCCGGATTATACCGATGTCTTTGTTTGCGGCGACTGCGCGTCACTGCCATTCTCCCCTAGCGGGCAAGCGGCCGGCGCGCAAGGCAAGCAAATCGCGGAAGCTATCCATGCCATTTGGAACAACAAAACGCCTAAGCTTGGCAAAATCAAGCTGAAGGGCGTTATGGGCTCCCTTGGCAAGAAAAGCGGCTTCGGCCTCATGGGCAGCACGCCGATGATGGGGAAAATTCCGCGTTTGATCAAGAGCGGAATTCTCTGGAAATCGAAACGCCACTTCGGTTAG
- a CDS encoding Cthe_2314 family HEPN domain-containing protein produces the protein MLRFLFDEPEREPQGRLAETLQLMNQFIAILHEKIEAGKDNDHKLRTYEVWTKGLVASLNEIEQSCYAARRFKEKIKSPSVSQMSEEEQLNYQRYVYFDKNAFIRIFALLDKLSIFLNDILDLKTEKIKPHFSYFTVLRNMRDKKAHPDLTWKLNDIKESLKEPMGRLRKRRNTEIHYMNTEMQDDLAQAHKIYGQEVQLENIAAQSEDLQHGLQMVTGSLRLTFDYACRLIRSR, from the coding sequence ATGCTGCGTTTTCTATTTGATGAACCGGAAAGGGAGCCGCAAGGCCGCCTTGCAGAAACGTTACAGCTGATGAATCAGTTTATCGCCATTCTGCATGAGAAGATCGAAGCGGGCAAGGACAACGATCATAAGCTCCGTACGTATGAAGTGTGGACGAAGGGGCTGGTCGCTTCCTTGAACGAAATCGAGCAAAGCTGCTACGCGGCTAGGCGCTTTAAGGAGAAGATCAAGTCGCCTTCCGTCAGCCAAATGTCGGAGGAGGAACAGCTTAATTATCAGCGCTACGTTTATTTTGACAAAAACGCGTTTATCCGTATTTTTGCCCTGCTGGATAAGCTGAGTATCTTTCTTAACGACATCCTTGATTTGAAGACGGAGAAGATCAAGCCGCATTTCTCCTACTTCACGGTTCTGCGCAATATGCGCGACAAGAAGGCGCATCCGGATTTGACCTGGAAGCTGAACGACATCAAGGAAAGCCTGAAGGAACCGATGGGGCGGCTGCGGAAGCGCCGCAATACCGAAATTCATTACATGAATACGGAGATGCAGGATGATCTTGCGCAGGCGCATAAAATATACGGTCAGGAAGTACAGCTGGAGAATATTGCTGCGCAATCGGAGGATCTCCAGCATGGACTGCAAATGGTGACAGGATCATTACGCCTAACCTTTGACTATGCTTGCAGACTAATACGATCCAGGTAG
- the mqnE gene encoding aminofutalosine synthase MqnE, producing MNITIPSDNKQMQSIIDKVRNGERLTLEDGVFLYQSDDLLTIGQLANEVNLRKNGKKVYFIENMSLYFTNVCEAHCAFCNFRKDEGAPGAYTLSGQEMIEYVEQHFHPGVREFHIVGGHNPHVPFQYYVDSLKALNERFPEVTLKAYTAAEIDFFSRISGLSYKEVLEELMKVGLKSLTGGGAEILSDHYRKKMRVDKADVSQYLDVHRTAHNLGLRTHTTMLYGSIESHEDRIRHMIQIRELQDETNGFQVFIPLSMQPINPKAGIRRRNSAFEDLKTIAISRLMLDNVQHIKAYFINIGTQLTQVALTMGASDAHGTIVKEKISHAAGALTPEGITREDLLWLIKGAGRIPVERDTFYNEIKVYE from the coding sequence ATGAACATCACCATTCCATCTGATAATAAGCAAATGCAGTCGATTATCGACAAAGTCCGTAACGGGGAACGCCTTACGCTTGAAGACGGTGTATTCCTGTATCAATCGGATGATCTGCTTACGATTGGGCAACTAGCTAATGAAGTTAACCTTCGCAAGAACGGTAAAAAGGTTTATTTTATCGAAAACATGAGCTTATACTTTACGAACGTCTGTGAAGCACATTGCGCATTCTGTAACTTCCGCAAAGACGAAGGCGCACCAGGCGCCTATACCTTATCCGGTCAAGAAATGATTGAGTACGTTGAACAGCATTTCCACCCTGGTGTACGAGAATTCCATATTGTAGGCGGTCATAACCCGCATGTTCCGTTCCAATATTACGTCGATTCCCTGAAGGCATTAAACGAGCGCTTCCCAGAAGTAACGCTTAAAGCCTACACAGCTGCGGAAATCGACTTTTTCTCGCGTATTAGCGGCTTAAGCTACAAGGAAGTATTGGAAGAGCTTATGAAAGTCGGCCTCAAATCGCTTACCGGCGGAGGCGCAGAAATATTATCCGATCATTACCGCAAAAAAATGCGCGTCGATAAAGCCGACGTCAGCCAATATTTAGATGTGCACCGCACCGCTCATAATCTTGGCCTGCGCACGCATACGACCATGCTGTACGGCTCGATTGAATCGCATGAGGACCGTATTCGCCACATGATACAGATCCGTGAGCTGCAAGATGAAACAAACGGATTCCAGGTATTTATTCCGCTCTCTATGCAGCCGATTAACCCGAAAGCCGGCATCCGTCGCCGCAACTCGGCATTCGAGGATCTGAAGACGATCGCGATCAGCCGTCTGATGCTGGACAACGTTCAGCATATTAAAGCTTACTTCATTAACATTGGTACACAACTGACTCAAGTTGCTCTGACGATGGGCGCATCAGACGCTCACGGCACCATTGTAAAAGAAAAAATCAGCCATGCGGCGGGCGCTCTTACGCCGGAAGGCATCACGCGTGAGGATCTCTTATGGCTCATTAAAGGAGCCGGACGTATCCCAGTGGAGAGAGATACGTTCTATAACGAAATTAAAGTATATGAGTAA